A region of Bacillota bacterium DNA encodes the following proteins:
- a CDS encoding universal stress protein, giving the protein MFRKILVAVDGSESAQRAVAAAAELAASLPGAEVALLTVSEPVPLFVVDELRANGLDPAVLQERHAEELLEAAAGPLRERGLDYVPLTAVGDPAGEICRAAQEGGYDLIVMGRRGLGPFQEMLAGSVSNKVVHRARRAVLIVQ; this is encoded by the coding sequence ATGTTCCGGAAGATCCTGGTCGCCGTGGACGGCTCCGAGAGCGCGCAGCGGGCGGTGGCGGCCGCGGCCGAGCTGGCGGCCTCGCTCCCCGGGGCCGAGGTGGCGCTTCTGACGGTCAGCGAGCCGGTACCGCTCTTCGTGGTCGACGAGCTGCGGGCCAACGGCCTGGACCCGGCGGTCCTGCAGGAGCGGCACGCCGAGGAGCTGCTGGAGGCCGCCGCAGGCCCCCTACGGGAGCGCGGCCTCGACTACGTGCCGCTGACGGCGGTGGGAGACCCGGCCGGCGAGATCTGCCGCGCGGCCCAGGAGGGCGGCTATGACCTGATCGTCATGGGCCGCCGCGGCCTCGGGCCCTTCCAGGAGATGCTGGCCGGCAGCGTCTCCAACAAGGTGGTCCACCGCGCCCGGCGCGCCGTCCTCATCGTCCAGTGA